A genomic stretch from Verrucomicrobiia bacterium includes:
- a CDS encoding ferritin has protein sequence MPGKPMTPAVEQELQRQFNYELGAAHAYLAMALWCEQQNYPGFAEFFFKQEQEEREHARRIMRHLLDRDVLPVLAEVKAPRTGYGNLLEVASQAQAMERANSAGINQAYEAALADKDYPAQVMLQWFINEQVEEEAWTDAMVDFVQKATCAGSLMDLDRHLEKYLASGEEEE, from the coding sequence ATGCCTGGAAAACCGATGACCCCGGCGGTGGAGCAGGAATTGCAACGCCAGTTTAATTACGAACTCGGCGCCGCCCACGCCTACCTGGCCATGGCCTTGTGGTGCGAGCAGCAAAACTACCCCGGCTTTGCCGAATTTTTCTTCAAACAGGAGCAGGAGGAGCGGGAGCATGCCCGGCGCATCATGCGGCACTTGTTGGACCGCGACGTGCTGCCCGTGCTCGCCGAGGTCAAGGCCCCCCGCACTGGTTACGGCAATTTGCTGGAAGTGGCCAGCCAGGCGCAGGCCATGGAGCGGGCCAATTCCGCCGGCATCAATCAGGCGTATGAGGCCGCCCTTGCGGACAAGGATTATCCGGCGCAGGTCATGCTGCAGTGGTTCATCAATGAGCAGGTGGAAGAAGAGGCCTGGACCGATGCGATGGTGGATTTTGTGCAGAAGGCCACCTGCGCCGGCAGTCTGATGGATTTGGACCGGCATCTGGAGAAGTACCTTGCATCCGGCGAGGAGGAGGAATAA
- a CDS encoding FtsX-like permease family protein — MNWARLILREITFRKLNFGLAVLSVAAAAGCLVAQLTLLRLHDVQTQRLLAAREAEVKQMMARLQDDYRKIMLKLGFNILILPAGASLNDLHNDEQPPRLMPEEYAHVLASNRVMTINHVLPALTQKVKWPERQRKVILMGVKGEVFIQSPNQKPLLESVPPGHVVVGYELHQSLGLKTGQKLTFMGREFTIAKLMEEKGNADDITLWINLHEAQQLLQMPGQINAILALECNCEADRLAKIRAEIGSLLPGTRVIEFASQAITRAEARNRAAEQALASLQHEKEGRARLRAQQEAFAAWLIPVVLTAAVLWIALLTWLNVRDRRPEIGLLRALGVRAGQVLGVFIGRAAVSGLAGAVLGVAAGLWLAWRGGATLPPEALKQVVDWGLLLAVLAASPLLAAAAAWVPALVAAQQDPAHILREG, encoded by the coding sequence ATGAACTGGGCACGATTAATCCTCCGCGAAATTACCTTTCGCAAACTCAACTTCGGCCTGGCGGTGTTGAGCGTGGCCGCCGCCGCCGGGTGTTTGGTGGCGCAACTGACCCTGCTGCGCCTGCACGATGTGCAGACCCAGCGGTTGCTGGCGGCGCGCGAGGCCGAAGTCAAACAAATGATGGCCCGCCTGCAGGATGATTACCGGAAGATCATGCTCAAACTGGGGTTTAACATCCTCATCCTGCCCGCCGGGGCCAGCCTCAACGATTTGCATAATGACGAGCAACCTCCACGCCTTATGCCCGAGGAATATGCCCACGTCCTGGCCAGCAACCGGGTGATGACCATCAATCATGTCCTGCCGGCGCTCACCCAGAAGGTCAAATGGCCGGAGCGCCAGCGCAAAGTCATTTTGATGGGGGTGAAAGGGGAGGTGTTCATCCAAAGCCCCAACCAGAAACCCTTGTTGGAATCGGTGCCGCCGGGCCATGTGGTGGTGGGATACGAACTGCATCAAAGCCTTGGTTTGAAGACCGGCCAGAAACTCACCTTCATGGGCCGCGAGTTCACCATCGCCAAACTCATGGAGGAAAAGGGCAACGCGGATGACATTACTCTCTGGATCAATCTCCACGAGGCCCAGCAATTGTTGCAGATGCCCGGCCAGATCAACGCCATCCTGGCGCTCGAGTGCAACTGCGAGGCGGATCGTCTGGCGAAGATCCGCGCGGAAATAGGCTCGCTGCTGCCGGGCACCCGCGTCATTGAATTTGCCTCGCAGGCCATCACCCGCGCCGAGGCCCGCAACCGCGCCGCCGAGCAGGCCCTGGCCAGTCTTCAACACGAGAAAGAGGGCCGCGCCCGGCTGCGGGCCCAGCAGGAGGCTTTTGCGGCCTGGTTGATCCCGGTGGTGCTCACGGCGGCCGTGTTGTGGATTGCACTGCTGACCTGGTTGAATGTGCGGGATCGCCGGCCGGAGATTGGGCTGCTGCGGGCGCTGGGAGTCCGCGCCGGGCAGGTGCTGGGCGTATTTATTGGGCGGGCGGCGGTCTCGGGCCTGGCCGGCGCCGTGCTGGGTGTGGCGGCCGGGCTCTGGCTGGCCTGGCGCGGGGGAGCCACGCTGCCCCCGGAGGCGCTCAAACAAGTGGTGGACTGGGGGCTGCTGCTGGCGGTCCTGGCGGCCTCGCCCCTGCTGGCGGCGGCGGCGGCGTGGGTGCCGGCGCTCGTCGCCGCCCAACAAGATCCGGCGCACATCCTGCGCGAAGGTTGA
- the pyrF gene encoding orotidine-5'-phosphate decarboxylase — MASNNPIIVALDVPTAEQALSLARQLAPVVGAFKVGSELFTAAGPEMVRQLRALGAEVFLDLKYHDIPNTVARAVAAAVRLQVSMLTIHTCGGLAMMKAAEEAARNTALQAGLDRVPLVLGVTVLTSMDTQELARVGVPQSVGHQVERLASLAFEAGLRGLVCSPLELTMLRSFAPRGFQLVTPGIRGPEDALGDQKRVLSAREAMDAGANYLVIGRPICAAPDPRAAAEKILASLH, encoded by the coding sequence ATGGCGAGCAACAATCCAATTATTGTGGCGCTGGATGTCCCAACCGCCGAACAGGCGCTTTCCCTGGCACGGCAACTGGCGCCGGTGGTGGGGGCCTTCAAAGTGGGCAGCGAGCTGTTCACCGCGGCCGGACCCGAAATGGTGCGGCAGTTGCGCGCCCTCGGGGCCGAGGTTTTCCTGGATTTGAAATATCACGACATCCCCAACACCGTCGCGCGGGCGGTGGCGGCGGCGGTGCGGCTGCAGGTGTCCATGTTGACCATCCACACCTGCGGCGGGCTGGCCATGATGAAGGCCGCCGAGGAGGCCGCCCGCAACACCGCCTTGCAGGCCGGCCTGGACCGCGTGCCGCTGGTCCTGGGGGTGACGGTGTTGACAAGCATGGACACCCAGGAGCTGGCGCGGGTGGGAGTGCCGCAATCCGTGGGGCATCAAGTCGAGCGGCTGGCCTCGCTGGCTTTCGAAGCGGGGCTGCGCGGGCTGGTCTGCAGTCCGCTGGAGCTGACAATGTTGCGCAGCTTCGCGCCTCGGGGATTCCAACTGGTCACGCCGGGCATTCGCGGGCCGGAGGATGCCTTGGGGGATCAAAAACGCGTGCTCAGCGCGCGGGAGGCCATGGACGCGGGGGCCAATTATTTGGTCATCGGCCGGCCCATCTGCGCCGCGCCGGATCCGCGCGCCGCGGCGGAGAAAATCCTGGCCTCGTTGCACTGA
- a CDS encoding PQQ-binding-like beta-propeller repeat protein, producing MKTTCLLALALLALGVGNLAAENWPRFRGPNGQGISSERNLPLSWDATNKVQWKTAIPGEGWSSPIVWNDSVFLTAAREDGTQCHVLCLDRDSGKVRWDVRVFEQQRLRKEGKNSYATPTPCTDGEKVYAVFNDGSVVALDFQGKVAWTNREVSFYSRHGLGASPILHEGLLIMPYDGSQRVDQAGNWPNNSDFERTGWQIPWDKSFIVALDTRTGKRVWTARRGMSRIAHVTPFIWSEGGRVELISCAGDCIQGFDLKTGERLWTVYSRGEGVTPSPVYGEGLIFTSSGFEATTIRTVKPGGRGDVTATHIAWEQKRGAPTQSSLLYVKSHLYAVTDNGMLTCYTAATGEVVYQERLQGAFSASPVYADGRIYLLNESGETTVIAPGPEFKVLARNRLNEKAQASMAVSQGRFFIRTAQHLYCIAP from the coding sequence ATGAAGACCACTTGCTTGCTGGCCCTGGCACTTCTGGCCTTGGGCGTTGGGAATCTGGCCGCCGAAAATTGGCCGCGTTTTCGGGGCCCCAATGGACAGGGAATTTCCTCGGAGCGCAACCTCCCGCTAAGCTGGGACGCCACCAACAAAGTCCAATGGAAAACCGCCATCCCCGGCGAAGGCTGGTCGTCCCCCATCGTGTGGAATGACAGCGTGTTTTTGACTGCGGCCCGGGAAGACGGCACGCAATGCCATGTCCTGTGCCTGGATCGGGACTCCGGCAAGGTGCGGTGGGATGTGCGGGTGTTTGAACAGCAGCGCCTGCGCAAAGAGGGCAAGAATTCGTACGCCACGCCCACGCCCTGCACGGATGGGGAGAAGGTGTATGCGGTCTTCAATGATGGCAGCGTGGTGGCGCTGGATTTTCAGGGCAAGGTGGCCTGGACCAACCGCGAGGTGTCGTTTTACAGCCGGCACGGCTTGGGGGCCTCCCCCATCCTGCATGAAGGGCTGCTGATCATGCCCTACGATGGCAGCCAGCGGGTGGATCAGGCCGGCAACTGGCCCAACAACAGCGATTTCGAGCGCACCGGCTGGCAAATCCCCTGGGACAAATCCTTCATCGTGGCCCTGGACACCCGCACCGGCAAACGTGTCTGGACCGCCCGGCGGGGGATGTCGCGCATTGCGCATGTGACGCCCTTCATTTGGAGCGAAGGCGGCCGCGTGGAATTGATCAGTTGCGCCGGGGATTGCATCCAGGGGTTTGATCTGAAAACCGGCGAGCGGCTGTGGACGGTGTACAGTCGCGGGGAGGGCGTCACCCCCAGCCCGGTGTATGGCGAAGGGCTGATCTTCACCTCCTCCGGGTTTGAAGCCACCACCATTCGCACGGTGAAACCCGGCGGGCGCGGCGACGTGACGGCCACGCACATCGCGTGGGAGCAAAAGCGCGGCGCGCCCACGCAATCCTCCCTGCTCTACGTCAAATCGCATTTATACGCAGTGACCGACAACGGCATGTTGACGTGTTACACCGCCGCGACCGGCGAAGTGGTCTATCAGGAACGCCTTCAAGGCGCGTTCAGCGCCTCGCCTGTGTACGCGGATGGGCGCATTTATTTATTGAACGAGTCCGGGGAAACCACGGTGATTGCGCCCGGGCCGGAGTTCAAGGTGCTGGCGCGCAACCGGTTGAACGAAAAGGCACAGGCCTCCATGGCGGTTTCGCAGGGGCGCTTTTTCATTCGCACCGCGCAACATCTGTACTGCATCGCCCCATAG
- the gmk gene encoding guanylate kinase: MSHSRLLIVLSAPSGAGKTTLCHNLLAVDAQVARAITCTTRPPRRGEEDGRDYYFLSEDDFTRQIAAGEFLEHALVHGHRYGTLKKEVLRHFDAGKDVLLNIDVQGAATLRQAAATDPRLARSLVTVFLATRSLAELEARLRKRNQDPPEVIQRRLAAARAELEHWKDFDYLILSGTMSEDLHHFQSILVAERLRSRRASPPAW; encoded by the coding sequence ATGAGTCATTCGCGCTTGTTAATTGTCCTGTCCGCCCCCTCGGGGGCGGGCAAAACGACGCTGTGTCATAACCTGCTGGCGGTGGATGCCCAGGTTGCCCGGGCCATCACCTGCACGACCCGTCCCCCGCGCCGCGGGGAGGAGGACGGGCGCGATTATTATTTTCTGAGCGAGGACGATTTCACCCGCCAGATTGCGGCGGGCGAATTCCTCGAACACGCCCTGGTGCACGGCCATCGCTATGGCACGCTGAAAAAAGAAGTCTTGCGCCACTTCGACGCCGGCAAGGATGTGCTGCTAAACATTGACGTGCAGGGCGCCGCCACCCTGCGGCAGGCCGCCGCCACTGATCCCCGGCTGGCCCGCTCCCTTGTCACGGTGTTTCTGGCCACGCGCTCGCTGGCCGAACTGGAAGCCCGCCTGCGCAAGCGCAATCAAGACCCGCCGGAGGTGATTCAGCGCCGCCTGGCGGCGGCCCGCGCCGAGCTGGAGCATTGGAAAGATTTTGATTACCTCATTCTCAGCGGCACCATGTCGGAAGATCTGCATCATTTCCAGTCCATCCTCGTGGCCGAGCGGCTCCGCTCCCGGCGGGCCAGTCCGCCGGCCTGGTAA
- a CDS encoding cupin domain-containing protein, which yields MSEQPLVNAGQGQVLNLAQETQFAPNGIVSRTLLKGPNVRVVLFGFDQGQELSEHTSPHRALVQILTGECEFALGPQWHKLKAGDWLHMPPNLPHAVRATQAFSMLLTLIKAEA from the coding sequence ATGAGCGAGCAACCTTTGGTGAATGCCGGGCAGGGCCAGGTGTTAAACCTGGCTCAAGAAACACAATTTGCCCCCAACGGCATCGTCAGCCGCACCCTATTGAAAGGGCCTAATGTGCGCGTGGTTCTGTTTGGTTTTGACCAGGGACAGGAGCTGTCCGAGCATACCTCCCCGCATCGCGCGCTGGTGCAGATTCTCACCGGCGAATGTGAATTCGCCCTCGGGCCGCAATGGCACAAGCTCAAGGCCGGCGACTGGCTTCACATGCCCCCCAACCTGCCGCATGCCGTCCGCGCCACGCAGGCCTTTTCGATGCTGCTGACCCTGATTAAAGCCGAGGCCTGA
- a CDS encoding phosphopantothenoylcysteine decarboxylase, translating into MENPATVQRAPVVILGVTGSIAAHKAVDLASLLTKQGCEVHVVMTADAQRFVTPLPFKVLSRNPVVTDLYDETEGWKPTHIELADAADLLLIAPATANVIAKMAVGLADNALTCIALALNPQARVLIAPAMNGKMWLHPATRQNVATLAARGVEFIGPEEGLLSCGYEGIGRLWPVEHIAARALELARKT; encoded by the coding sequence ATGGAAAACCCTGCAACCGTACAACGCGCCCCGGTGGTGATCCTCGGAGTGACCGGCAGCATTGCCGCGCACAAGGCGGTGGACCTTGCCAGCCTGCTGACCAAACAAGGCTGCGAGGTTCACGTGGTCATGACGGCGGATGCCCAGCGGTTCGTCACGCCCCTGCCCTTCAAGGTGCTGTCCCGCAATCCGGTGGTCACGGATCTTTATGACGAAACCGAAGGCTGGAAACCCACGCACATCGAGCTGGCCGATGCCGCCGATTTGCTGCTCATTGCGCCCGCCACTGCCAACGTCATCGCCAAAATGGCCGTCGGCCTGGCCGACAACGCCCTGACCTGCATCGCGCTGGCGCTCAATCCGCAGGCCCGGGTGCTCATTGCTCCCGCCATGAATGGCAAGATGTGGCTGCACCCGGCCACCCGCCAAAACGTGGCCACCCTTGCCGCCCGCGGCGTGGAATTTATCGGCCCCGAAGAAGGCCTGCTCTCGTGCGGCTACGAGGGTATAGGGCGTCTCTGGCCGGTGGAGCACATTGCGGCGCGCGCCCTCGAACTGGCGCGCAAAACTTGA
- a CDS encoding LysM peptidoglycan-binding domain-containing protein, which yields MRTRMLIVSFGLIAALGALPLPAQDTTLATLLAERQELDEKYKSLAAAVRALQENQEVLQKKLDAALAELRALQERSSRTPTNWASTEDLRRLAERLVELDKSRIADNKLVLDKIAELAKTLKAAPPAPAAPPATPTRKPAPAKEEKGYEYVVQSGDTLTRIIKEYRDAGIKVSQKAIEEANPGVDWNRLKIGQKIWIPAPAE from the coding sequence ATGCGCACAAGAATGTTAATTGTCAGCTTCGGATTGATCGCGGCGCTGGGAGCCCTGCCGCTTCCGGCGCAGGATACTACCCTGGCCACGCTGCTGGCCGAGCGCCAGGAGCTGGATGAAAAATACAAGTCGCTCGCCGCCGCCGTGCGGGCCTTGCAGGAAAATCAGGAGGTATTGCAGAAGAAGTTGGATGCCGCCCTGGCCGAGCTGCGCGCCCTGCAGGAACGCAGCAGCCGCACCCCCACCAACTGGGCATCCACGGAAGATTTGCGCCGGCTGGCCGAGCGGCTGGTGGAGCTGGACAAGAGCCGCATCGCCGACAACAAGCTCGTCCTGGATAAAATCGCCGAGCTGGCCAAAACCTTGAAGGCCGCGCCGCCGGCCCCGGCTGCTCCTCCGGCCACTCCCACGCGCAAGCCCGCGCCGGCGAAGGAGGAAAAGGGCTACGAGTACGTGGTGCAATCCGGCGACACGCTCACCCGCATCATTAAGGAATACCGGGATGCCGGCATCAAAGTTTCGCAGAAGGCCATCGAGGAAGCCAACCCCGGCGTGGACTGGAACCGATTGAAAATCGGGCAGAAAATCTGGATCCCCGCGCCCGCAGAATAA
- a CDS encoding ABC transporter ATP-binding protein, protein MLRLENISKHYRTDRGEIRAVHQVTLHVQPGEFVAVRGPSGSGKTTLLLAAGGLLRPDAGTVQVNGTEPYALSPEARARFRAEKIGFVFQQFHLLPYLTVLENVLAAALPRPRADAMDRAKFLLESLGLSARLDHLPAALSTGEKQRTALARALFHAPPLLLADEPTGNLDEANGAKVLEELAAQAKRGAAVLLVTHDPRAAAFAHRCLLMENGALRAA, encoded by the coding sequence ATGTTGCGGCTGGAAAACATCTCCAAACACTACCGCACCGACCGCGGAGAAATCCGGGCGGTGCATCAGGTAACGTTGCACGTCCAGCCGGGGGAATTCGTGGCCGTGCGCGGCCCCAGTGGCTCCGGCAAAACCACCCTGCTTCTGGCTGCCGGTGGGTTGTTGCGGCCGGACGCAGGCACGGTGCAGGTCAACGGCACGGAGCCGTATGCCCTGTCGCCGGAGGCCCGCGCCCGTTTTCGGGCCGAAAAGATTGGCTTTGTATTTCAGCAATTTCATCTCCTGCCCTACCTCACGGTGCTGGAAAACGTTTTGGCCGCCGCCCTGCCCCGGCCACGGGCCGATGCGATGGATCGGGCAAAGTTTTTACTGGAAAGCCTGGGCCTGTCCGCCCGTCTGGATCATCTGCCGGCCGCCCTGAGCACCGGAGAAAAACAACGGACGGCCCTGGCCCGGGCCTTGTTTCATGCGCCGCCCCTGCTGCTGGCGGATGAGCCCACCGGAAACCTTGACGAGGCCAACGGAGCGAAAGTTCTGGAAGAGCTGGCCGCGCAGGCCAAACGCGGCGCCGCCGTCCTGCTCGTGACGCATGATCCACGGGCTGCCGCCTTCGCGCATCGTTGCCTGTTGATGGAGAACGGCGCATTGCGGGCGGCTTGA
- a CDS encoding FAD-dependent oxidoreductase yields MAPLQSATIVETDLCVYGGTSAGIIAAVQAKRLGHSVVLVEPGRFLGGLTTGGLGATDIGNKAAIGGLSREFYRRVAKHYAQPAAWKYETAREYFTRRGSGQSQASQLEGPDATMWTFEPGVARQIFEGFIKEYEIPVYREHKLTAARKQGARLVEMETDRGVIFRARQFIDCTYEGDLMAKAGVAYTVGREANALYGETLNGIRAQTPKHQFLVPVDPYIKPGDPSSGLLPFIQPGDGGRPGEGDHRVQAYNYRLCFTTNAANRKPVEPPPNYDPAQYELLGRYLEALVAAGHKPTLSQFWNPIWMPNQKTDINNNGGFSTDFIGMNYDYPEADYATREKIARAHEHYIRGFLTFLATSPRVPENMRREMQQWGMAADEFPETGGWPQALYVREARRMVGAYVMTEKNCRYQETATDSVGLAAYNMDSHNCQRIVKNGRVENEGDVQVPPMKPYPISYRALTPRAEQCENLLVPVCLSASHIAYGSIRMEPVFMILAQSAATAAALALQNNVPVQKVDYAALRQRLLADGQILAWNATAAGVEFKKLPGLTVDDTEAEQAGFWQLSSLVTARLLGTGYVHDNNENKGASTITYKPEIPQAGEYEIILLSPPHSNRATAVPVTVNIAGEAQTFKVNQRDFASQGFISLGKFTLPAGKSVIVTVSNQGTDGYVVADGLQLKPVTKD; encoded by the coding sequence GTGGCCCCTCTGCAGAGCGCCACCATCGTGGAAACTGACCTCTGCGTTTATGGCGGCACTTCGGCCGGCATCATCGCCGCCGTGCAGGCCAAGCGCCTGGGCCACTCCGTGGTTTTGGTTGAACCCGGCCGCTTTCTCGGCGGCCTCACCACTGGCGGCCTGGGCGCCACCGACATTGGCAACAAAGCCGCCATCGGCGGCCTTTCCCGCGAGTTTTACCGCCGGGTGGCCAAACATTACGCCCAACCCGCGGCCTGGAAGTATGAAACGGCCCGGGAATACTTCACCCGCCGGGGCAGCGGCCAGTCCCAAGCCTCGCAACTGGAGGGGCCGGACGCCACCATGTGGACTTTTGAACCCGGCGTGGCCCGGCAAATCTTCGAGGGTTTCATCAAGGAATACGAGATTCCCGTGTACCGCGAGCACAAACTCACCGCCGCCCGCAAACAGGGGGCGCGGCTGGTGGAAATGGAAACCGATCGCGGGGTCATCTTCCGCGCCCGCCAGTTTATTGACTGCACCTACGAAGGCGACTTGATGGCCAAAGCCGGCGTGGCCTATACGGTGGGCCGCGAAGCCAATGCCCTCTACGGCGAAACGCTGAACGGCATTCGTGCGCAAACCCCCAAACATCAATTCCTGGTGCCGGTGGATCCTTACATCAAGCCCGGCGATCCTTCCAGCGGTCTGCTTCCCTTCATTCAACCGGGTGACGGTGGCCGGCCCGGCGAGGGCGATCACCGCGTGCAAGCGTATAATTACCGCCTCTGCTTCACCACCAACGCCGCCAACCGCAAGCCGGTTGAGCCGCCGCCCAATTACGACCCGGCCCAGTACGAACTGCTTGGCCGTTATCTCGAAGCCCTGGTGGCCGCCGGGCACAAGCCCACCCTGAGCCAGTTTTGGAATCCCATTTGGATGCCCAACCAGAAGACGGACATCAACAACAACGGCGGTTTTTCCACGGACTTTATTGGGATGAATTACGATTACCCGGAGGCTGATTATGCCACCCGCGAAAAAATTGCCCGGGCGCACGAGCATTACATCCGCGGATTTCTCACCTTCCTGGCCACCAGCCCGCGCGTGCCGGAAAACATGCGCCGCGAAATGCAGCAATGGGGGATGGCCGCCGATGAGTTCCCCGAGACCGGCGGCTGGCCGCAGGCCCTTTACGTGCGCGAGGCCCGGCGCATGGTGGGCGCGTATGTTATGACCGAGAAGAATTGCCGCTACCAGGAGACCGCCACCGACTCCGTCGGCCTCGCCGCGTACAACATGGATTCGCACAACTGCCAGCGCATCGTGAAAAATGGCCGGGTGGAGAATGAGGGCGACGTGCAGGTGCCCCCCATGAAACCGTATCCCATCAGCTACCGCGCCCTCACCCCCAGGGCGGAGCAGTGCGAGAACCTGTTGGTGCCCGTGTGCCTGTCCGCCTCGCATATTGCCTACGGCTCGATTCGCATGGAGCCTGTCTTCATGATCCTGGCCCAAAGCGCGGCCACCGCCGCCGCTCTGGCTTTGCAAAATAATGTGCCCGTGCAAAAAGTGGATTATGCCGCTCTCCGTCAGCGGCTCCTGGCCGACGGCCAGATTCTCGCATGGAATGCCACCGCCGCCGGGGTGGAGTTCAAAAAACTTCCCGGCCTCACGGTGGATGATACTGAAGCGGAACAAGCCGGTTTCTGGCAGCTTTCCTCCCTGGTCACCGCCCGGCTATTGGGCACCGGCTACGTGCACGATAACAATGAGAACAAGGGAGCAAGCACCATCACCTACAAACCGGAGATTCCCCAGGCCGGCGAGTACGAGATCATTCTTCTCTCCCCGCCGCACAGCAATCGCGCCACGGCTGTGCCGGTTACCGTCAACATCGCCGGCGAGGCCCAGACTTTCAAAGTCAACCAGCGCGATTTTGCCTCGCAAGGATTCATTTCTTTAGGCAAATTTACCCTGCCCGCGGGCAAGAGCGTGATCGTCACCGTCTCCAATCAGGGCACCGACGGCTACGTGGTGGCCGACGGGCTGCAGCTCAAACCGGTAACAAAAGACTAA
- the panC gene encoding pantoate--beta-alanine ligase, which produces MRVIQSLAAMQRQALKWRTEGRRIGFVPTMGYLHDGHLSLVRQARRAVGRGGVVVLSIYVNPTQFGPQEDLARYPRDLPRDLRLCRGEGVDVVFTPSDAQMYPGRETGDYSTYVVEEQLSRGMEGASRPSHFRGVTTVVAKLFLLVQPHVAVFGEKDFQQAAIIRRMTRDLNFPLKIIVAPTCREADGLAMSSRNKYLTPQQREQAVCLYRALCHAREIVRQAPHPVEAHQLRIKLRQEIEARPEARVDYIEFFDPETLRPQARVQPGHRMALAVWVGATRLIDNGAL; this is translated from the coding sequence ATGAGGGTGATTCAATCCTTGGCGGCAATGCAGCGGCAGGCGTTGAAATGGCGCACGGAGGGACGGCGCATTGGCTTTGTGCCCACGATGGGCTACCTGCATGACGGGCACTTGAGCCTGGTGCGACAGGCCCGGCGGGCGGTGGGCAGGGGGGGCGTGGTGGTGTTGAGCATTTACGTCAATCCGACCCAATTTGGGCCGCAGGAGGACCTGGCGCGCTACCCGCGCGATTTGCCGCGGGACCTGCGCTTGTGCCGGGGCGAAGGGGTGGACGTGGTTTTTACCCCTTCGGATGCCCAAATGTACCCCGGGCGGGAAACGGGCGACTACAGCACCTATGTGGTGGAGGAGCAATTGTCGCGGGGCATGGAGGGAGCTTCGCGGCCCTCGCATTTCCGGGGCGTGACCACGGTGGTGGCCAAGTTGTTTCTCCTGGTGCAGCCGCACGTGGCGGTGTTTGGCGAGAAGGACTTTCAACAGGCGGCCATCATCCGGCGGATGACGCGCGACTTGAATTTTCCCCTCAAAATCATCGTGGCGCCGACCTGCCGGGAAGCGGACGGGCTGGCGATGAGCTCGCGCAATAAATACCTGACGCCGCAACAGCGGGAACAGGCGGTGTGCTTGTACCGCGCCTTGTGCCATGCGCGGGAGATTGTGCGGCAGGCGCCGCATCCGGTGGAGGCGCATCAGTTGCGCATCAAACTGCGGCAGGAGATTGAGGCCCGCCCGGAGGCGCGGGTGGATTACATCGAGTTTTTCGACCCCGAGACCCTCCGGCCGCAGGCCCGCGTTCAGCCCGGCCATCGCATGGCGCTGGCGGTGTGGGTGGGCGCCACCCGCTTGATTGACAACGGCGCACTTTAA
- the rpsI gene encoding 30S ribosomal protein S9 codes for MSTTVSETKPIEFKGTGRRKTSVARVRMAVGSGKILVNNRPFESYFVTENQRLHATRPLVVTDSLTKFDLYINVTGGGLTGQAGAIRHGISRALLQFDSTLRPTLKKEGLLTRDPRMKERKKYGQPGARKRFQYSKR; via the coding sequence ATGAGCACCACCGTTAGCGAAACCAAGCCCATCGAGTTCAAAGGCACCGGCCGCCGCAAGACGAGCGTGGCCCGGGTGCGCATGGCAGTTGGATCGGGCAAAATCCTGGTCAACAACCGCCCCTTTGAAAGCTACTTCGTCACCGAAAACCAGCGCCTCCATGCCACCCGGCCGCTGGTGGTGACCGACAGCCTGACGAAGTTTGACCTCTACATCAATGTCACCGGCGGCGGTCTGACCGGGCAGGCGGGGGCCATCCGGCACGGCATCAGCCGGGCCTTGTTGCAATTCGACTCCACCCTGCGGCCCACCCTCAAGAAGGAGGGGCTGCTGACCCGCGACCCGCGCATGAAGGAGCGCAAGAAATACGGCCAGCCGGGGGCGCGCAAACGCTTCCAGTACTCCAAGCGCTAA
- the rplM gene encoding 50S ribosomal protein L13 — protein sequence MKTYLPKVNLNERKWHVVDADGKVLGRLAAQVANLLRGKNKPVFTPHLDTGDFVVVINAEKVRVTGKKETQKQYMTYSGWRGGEKRRTVAEMRARHPEKLIEHAVKGMVPKNRLGRVLMTKLKVYRGPQHPHAAQKPEPLKVEA from the coding sequence ATGAAAACATATTTGCCAAAAGTGAATTTGAACGAGCGCAAGTGGCACGTGGTGGACGCCGACGGCAAGGTTTTGGGCCGTCTGGCGGCCCAGGTGGCGAATTTGTTGCGCGGCAAGAACAAGCCGGTATTCACTCCCCACCTGGATACGGGCGACTTCGTGGTGGTCATCAACGCTGAAAAAGTGCGTGTGACCGGCAAGAAGGAGACGCAGAAACAGTACATGACCTACTCCGGCTGGCGTGGGGGCGAGAAGCGCCGCACGGTGGCGGAGATGCGGGCGCGGCACCCGGAGAAGCTCATCGAGCATGCCGTCAAGGGCATGGTGCCCAAGAACCGTCTGGGCCGCGTGTTGATGACCAAGTTGAAGGTGTATCGCGGGCCGCAACATCCGCATGCCGCGCAGAAACCCGAACCCCTGAAGGTGGAGGCCTGA